In Coriobacteriia bacterium, the genomic stretch GAGGTGCTCGACGCGTGGGCCGCGCTCGACGTCAACCGGATGGTCGCCGATGCGACTGCAGGGATGACCTGGCGCGACTTCGGGGGAAGCGGCTATCGGCCCCCCAAGGCTTGGCCGACACCCGCCCCGGCAACGCCGACGGCCGCAGCGGCACCGTGAGCGAGCGGCTACGCATCCTGGTGCTCGAGCCGTACTACGGCGGCAGCCACCGTGCCGTACTTGACGGCCTGGTCAAGCATATCGATGCCGAGTGGACGCTGCTCACACTTCCGGCGCGCAAGTGGAAGTGGCGGATGCGCGGAGCTGCGATCACGATGGCGCAGCAGGCGGGGGGGTTGGCGCGCGAACGCGCAGCCGCCGACGCTGATGTTGGAGTTGCGCCTCGACCGCCATTCGACGTCGTCTTCGCCTCGACCTTCGTCAACCTCGCCGAGTTCCGGGGAATGGTGGGCTCGGCGGTGGCAGGCGTTCCGGCCATCGTCTACTTCCACGAGAACCAGCTCGTCTACCCCAACCGCCACACCGCCGACTGGGACTTCCAGTTCCCGCTGACCAACATCACGAGCGCTCTTTCGGCCGAGCGGTGCGTTTTCAACACTGGCTGGAACCGCGACCGGTTCTGCGACGAGATACCTGTCTTCCTGCGCGAGTTCCCCGACCACCATCCCAAGGGCGTAGGGGAGTCGATACGCGCCAAGTCGCTCGTTCTCGCACCGCCCTTCGATCCTGCGCCCTTCGATGCGCAGGCGACCACGCGCACCGCCGTCCCGCGCATCGCATGGCCGCATCGATGGGAGCACGACAAGGATCCCGATGCCTTCTTCTCGGCGGTAGCCAAGCTTGCCGAGGAGGGGCTCGGGTTCGAGGTAGCCGTGGCGGGTCAGGGCTTCCGAGACGTCCCGGATTCGATCCTGGCCGCCGAGGCTGCGCTGGGCTCTCGGCTGGTACATCTGGGCGAACCCGAGTCGCGCGACGCGTACGCCCAACTCCTCTCAGGCTGCGACATCAGCGTCTCCACGGCCGTCAACGAGTTCTTCGGAATCGCGATGGTCGAGTCCGCGTATGCGGGCTGCTACCCGGTCGTTCCGGACCGACTTGCGTACCCGGAGCTCTACCCGGCCGAGATGCGCTACGCGAGCGCCGACTCGCTTGTCGCGATGCTGCGCTCGCTGGTGCTCGAACCGCCCGAGCCTGGAGCAGCGCGCGAGATCGCGCGAGGCTACACGTTCGATGCGCTGATCAGGGAATACGAATCAGTACTGCGCGCCGTGGCGTCCGGCGTCGATCCCACAGCTGAAAGCGAGTCACCATGACCGACGAGCCGAGCCAGAACTCTGCGTCCGACAAGCTCGAGTCGACCGAGCCGGTCGGAGCGCCGACACCCGAAGAGTTGCTTGCCGAGACGCAGGCTGACGATCCTGAGGTCGGAAGCGACGGTACCGGCATGGGCGAGCTGCCGTAGTCGACTTCGCGCGCAAGGTCCGTGGGCGCAGCGTCGAGCGCAGCCTTCGGGCTGTTTGCCGGCAAACCGGTCCAGCGCCGCTAGATGCCAAGCGCCTGGGCGACCGCTTCCCCGAACGCAGTGGCAGCCTCTGGGCCGTTGCCGGTGATGATGCGTCCGTCGATAGTGACCGGCTCGCCGGTCCAGATCGCGCCGCGAGCCCTCAGGTCGGCCTCACGACTCGGGAAGGCGGTGGCTCGCACGCCGCCGAGCAAACCGGCGTGAGCGAGCGTCGACGGCGCGATGCAGATCGCAGCGAGCACGTCGCCGCTCTGGGACTGGGCCCGAGCAAGCGCGTGGGCAGCGTCGTCGTCGAAGAAGACCTCGGCGCCGCCGCCGCCGACGAAGATCACCGCGTCCCACGGGCGCGTAGCGGCCTCGGCCACAGAGATGGTGGCTACGGCCTTTAGCCCGAAGCGTCCCACGCACTCTCCAGACGAGACGCTTGCTGTGGTGACCGTGGAGCCACGCGCCTCGAGGATCGCCTTTGGCTCGGCGTACTCCTCGTCTCGGAAGACCGTCGGTGCGACAACCATGACGACGTCGGGCA encodes the following:
- a CDS encoding DJ-1/PfpI family protein; amino-acid sequence: MPDVVMVVAPTVFRDEEYAEPKAILEARGSTVTTASVSSGECVGRFGLKAVATISVAEAATRPWDAVIFVGGGGAEVFFDDDAAHALARAQSQSGDVLAAICIAPSTLAHAGLLGGVRATAFPSREADLRARGAIWTGEPVTIDGRIITGNGPEAATAFGEAVAQALGI
- a CDS encoding DUF3524 domain-containing protein, which encodes MADTRPGNADGRSGTVSERLRILVLEPYYGGSHRAVLDGLVKHIDAEWTLLTLPARKWKWRMRGAAITMAQQAGGLARERAAADADVGVAPRPPFDVVFASTFVNLAEFRGMVGSAVAGVPAIVYFHENQLVYPNRHTADWDFQFPLTNITSALSAERCVFNTGWNRDRFCDEIPVFLREFPDHHPKGVGESIRAKSLVLAPPFDPAPFDAQATTRTAVPRIAWPHRWEHDKDPDAFFSAVAKLAEEGLGFEVAVAGQGFRDVPDSILAAEAALGSRLVHLGEPESRDAYAQLLSGCDISVSTAVNEFFGIAMVESAYAGCYPVVPDRLAYPELYPAEMRYASADSLVAMLRSLVLEPPEPGAAREIARGYTFDALIREYESVLRAVASGVDPTAESESP